The Kribbella sp. HUAS MG21 genome includes the window CCAGTTGCCGATGAACGTGATCGCCGCCAGCGCCGCGAAGAACGGCAGTGAGTTCGGTACGACGATCCGCCAGAACACCCCGAAATGACCCGCACCGTCGACCCGCGCCGCCTCCTCCAGCTCCCGCGGAAAACCCAGGAAATACTGCCGGAAAAGGAACGCCGCGAACCCGCTGAACAGCGTAGGGATGATCAGCCCCCGCAACGACGACACCCACCCGAGCGACGACACCACGATGAACGACGGGATGAACGTCACCGCTCCTGGGATCATCAGCGTCGCCACGATCGCGTAGAAGATCTTGTCCGCGTGCCGATACGGGATCCGCGCCAGCCCGTACCCCGCCATCGATGCCAGCAGCAACTGTCCCGCCGTACCCAGCACCCCGACCACCGCGGAGTTGTACATCGCACGCGCCATCGGCACCTGCGTGTCGTTGAACAGCTCCGGGATGTTCCCCCACTGCAGTTCCGAGGGGAACAGCGTCCACGTCGGCGCCGTGATGTCCGCCTCGGTGGACAGCGCGTTGCGCAGGATCAGGTAGAACGGCAGCAGGAACAGCACCACCGCGACGAACAGCGCGAGCCACCGCAGCACCGTGCCGACCCGGCCCAGCGTCGTCTGCCGGAATCCGATCGGCTGCGGTGTGCCTGTCGTACGTTCGGACACAGCCATCAGTCACCCGCCTTTCCGAAGCCGAAGATCCGGTTCTGCAGCAGTGTCACGAGCATGATGATGACCGCCAGGATCAGCGCGCCGGCCGAGCCGTGGCCGAGGTCCTGGATCGACCCGAGCGAGATGCCGTACAGGTAGACCAGCGGCGGCCGCGCGTAGTTCACGTTGCCGACCAGGTTGTAGAACTCGTCGAACGCCTGGTACGCCGCGATCAGGTTCAGGATCAGTACGGCGACCGACGTCGCGCGCAGCTGCGGCAACGTGATGTACCGGAACACCTGCCACCCGGGCTTCGCCCCGTCGACGTACGCCGCCTCGTACAACGTCGGCGAGATCCGCTGCAGTCCGGCGATGAACAGGATCATGTAGAACCCGAGCTGCAGCCACAGCCGGACCGTGACGAGCGGGATCCAGTACCACGGCGGGTCGACCGTGGACAGCCACGCGATGTTCTCGATGCCGAACCAGCCGAGCACCGTGTTCGCGAGCCCGAACCGTACGCCGTTGAAGATCGACAGCTTCCAGATCAGCGACGCGACGACGTATGAGCACGCGGTCGGCAGGAAGAACACCGACCGGAAGAACGCCCGCGCGACCTTCACCTGGTTGACCAGCAACGCCAGCGCCAGCGAGAGCACGAACGTCAGCGGCACGATGAACACCGCGAAGATCGTGAACGTGCCCAGGCTGGACAGGAAGTTCCGGTCGGTGAGCATGTCGACGTAGTTCTGCAGGCCGACGAACTTCGACGGCGTCACCGTGTTGTAGGCCTCGAAGAAACTGAGGACCAGACTCCACAGGATCGGCAGGTAGGAGAAGATCAGCAGCCCGAGCACGAACGGCCCGACGAACAGCCAGAACCACAAGGTGTTGCCGGCGATGCCCTTCTGCCGCCGTCGCCGCGGCCCTCGCCGCTCACCAGCGGCGGCGGGGTCCGCGGACGTCTTGACCGGAGCGCTCATCCGAACAACCGCGACAGTTCGTCGTTGACGGTCTTCTCCGCCTTGGCGATCTCGGCGGCTGGGTCGGCTCCCTTCTTGATGACGTTGGTGAGCATGTCACCGAAGGCCGTCCCCATCTTCGGCGTCCAGGCCGGATCGTCGGTGTGGCCGTACTCCTGGTTGAGCTTGACGGTGTCGGCGGCGACACCGCTCTGCAGCTTGGAGGCCTTCGCCGCGAGGCTCTTCCGGGGCGGGATGTGGAAGCCGTAGTTCAGCGACCAGTCCTCCTGGAAGTCCTCCTTCTCGATCCACAGCCATTTCACGAACTTCTTCGCCGCCTCGACGTTCGCGCTCTTCGCGGAGACGAACTGCGTCCAGCCGCCGGAGTACACGGCCGGCTTGTTCGACGCGTCGAGCGCCGGGAACGGGATCACCCCGAGGTCGTCGCCGAGCACCTTCTGCATGCCGGGCACCGCCCACATGCCGATCCACTGCATCGCCACCAGGCCCTGGTTGATCGCGCCCGGGTCGGTCCAGTCGGTGGGCGAGCCGAGCAGGATGCTCTTGCTCGCGTACAGCTCGCGCAGCTTCCCGAACATCTTCGCGGGCCCCTCGCCGCTGAAGCCAGGCTTGTGGTCCTTCGTCAGCCGGTCGCCACCGGCCGCCCAGAGCGCCGGGCTGCCGAGCGCCAGGCCGCCGTCGTTGCCGACGAAGATGCCCTTCACCTTGTTGGTGGTGAGTTCCTTGGCGGCGGCGATCAGGTCGTCGATCGTCTCCGGCGGCTTGATGCCGGCCTTGTCGAGCATCGACTTGCGGTAGTAGATCACCTGCGGGTCGATGATCATCCGGACGCCGTAGATCTTGCCGTCGACGGTGTTGGTGGCCAGGTCACCGGGCAGGAAGTCGTCCTTGACGTCGGCGATGATGTCGTCGAGCGCCACCACCTGGTTGCTCTTCACCATGCCGATGTTCAACTGGCTCTCGAAGACGTCGGGCCCCTTGCTGGACAGCAGCCCGGACGACAGCTTGCTGCCGTAGTCACCCGGCGTCCACTGCACCGCGACGTTCGCGTCGGTGTAGGCCTTGGCGTACTTCTGCGCCGCCTGCTGGGTGCCGGCCTCGCCGTACTGGTGGTACCACTGCGACAGGGTGACCTTCGCCCCGCCGCCTCCCCCGTCCGTGGACGGTCGTCCGGTGTTGCCGCCACAGGCTGCCGTGAAGGCGGCGAGCGCGGCGAGGCCGCCGGTTCGCTTGAGCAGATCCCGCCGGGTCAGACCGGCGTTCGGAACATGAGCAGGCATGAATTCCACCTTCCCGAGAGGGAACGTCGCAGGGGTACGACGCACGGTTCCGAGTTACTTAACGGGGTTAAGCATCTCTGATGTTGGCACACGGTACTACAAGTGAATCGTTGTAGAAGTGCCAGCACCATGTCTCAAAAGCGCGCCCGGCGCAAGACCGGACGCGCCGTGCCCTGAGCGATTGTGTGCAGTTGATATCCGCTCGTGATCAGCCGAAGATCTCGCCCGCCGCTGCCTTCCGCAACAGCGACGCCGGCGGTTCGAAGCGAGCGCCGTACGTCGCCGCGAGCTCCCGCGCGCGGTCGGCAAAGGCTTCCAGGCCGTAGGCGTTCACGTACTGCAACGCGCCGCCGTGCAGCGGCGGGAACCCGATCCCGAAGATCGACCCGATGTTCGCGTCCGGCACCGACCGCAGCACCCCCTCGTCCAGGCACTTCACCGTCTCGAGCGCCATCGCGAACAGCATCCGCTCCTGCAGGTCGATCAGCGGTACGTCGGACCGCTGGGCGAAGTGTTCGCGCAGCCCCGGCCACAACCGCTTCGGCCCGTCCGCCGGGTAGTCGTAGAACCCGGCCCCAGCCGCCTTGCCACGCCGGTCGAACTCGTTGACGAGCCGATCGGTCACCGCCATCCCGGGGTGGTCGTCGAACGCGCCCGCACTGTCGCCCGCCGCCCGCGCGGCGTCCCGGATCTTCTGCGGCAGCGTCAGCGTGACCTCGTCGAGCATCGCCAGCGGCGGCGCCGGGAACCCGGCCAGGGTCGCGGCGCGCTCGATCGTCACCGGGTCGACGCCCTCCGCGACCATCGCGGCGCCCTCCATCACGAGCGTGCCGAACACCCGCGAGGTGAAGAACCCGCGGCTGTCGTTCACCACGATCGGCGTCTTCCGGAGCTGCCGTACGACGTCGTACGCCCGCGCGATCGCCCGGTCCGAGGTCTTCGCGCCGGCGATCAGCTCGACCAGTGGCATCCGGTCGACCGGCGAGAAGAAGTGCATGCCGATGAAGTCGTCGGGCCTGTCGATCCCGTCGGCGAGCGAGGTGATCGGCAGCGTCGAGGTGTTCGAGCAGAGCAGCGCGTCCGGCTCGACCACGCCGGCGATCTCGGCGAACACCTTCTGCTTCAGACCCGTGTCCTCGAAGACCGCCTCGACCACCAGGTCGCAGCCGGCCAGGTCGTTCGGGTCCGCGGTCGGCGTGATCCGGCTCAGGAACGCCTCCACGTCCGCCGCGGTCGTCCGGCCCTTCGCCACCTGCTTCGCGAGCAGCTTCTCGGAGTACGTCTTGCCCTTCTCGGCCGCCTCCAGCGAGACGTCCTTCAGCACGACCTCGATCCCGGCCTTCGCGCACACGTAGGCGATCCCGGCGCCCATCATCCCGGCGCCGAGCACGCCGACCTTGCGCGCGGTGTACTTCGGTACGTCGGACGGCCGCGACCCGCCGGCGTTGATCGACTGCAGGTCGAAGAAGAACGCCTGGATCATGTTCTTCGCGATCTGCCCGGTCGCGAGCGAGACGAAGTACCGCGACTCGATCCGGGACGCGGTCTCGAAGTCGACCTGGCTGCCCTCGACCGCGGCGCTCATGATCGCCCGCGGCGCCGGGTACGGCGCGCCCTTGAGCTGCTTGCGCAGGTTCGCCGGGAACGCCGGCAGGAACGCGGCCAGCTTCGGCGAGGACGGCGTACCGCCCGGGATCTTGTAACCGTCGCGGTCCCACGGCTGCTTCGCGTCGCCGTCGTACGTCGTGATCCACCGACGAGCCGCGGCGAGCAGGTCATCCGCGGGCACCACCTCGTCGACGATGCCGACGCTCAGCGCGTGCGCCGGCTTCATCCGCTGGCCCTGCAGCAGGACCTTCATCAGCGCGTCCTGGAGGCCGAGCATCCGCACCGTGCGGGTCACTCCCCCGCCGCCCGGCAGCAGCCCGAGCGTGACCTCGGGAACGCCGAGCTCGATGCGGCTGTCGTCGGCGACGATCCGGTGGTGGCACGCGAGCGCGATCTCCAGTCCACCGCCGAGTGCCGACCCGTTGATCGCGGCGACCACGGGGACGCCGAGCGTCTCCAGCGTGCGCAACTGCCGCTTGACCAGCTCGATCGTCTCGAACACCTGGGCCGCGTCCGACGGCTGGATCCGCGACAGCATCTGCAAATTCCCGCCGGCGAAGAACGTGGACTTCGCGCTCGTCACGATCACGCCCTTGAGCAGCGCCTTCTCGGCGACCAGGCGGTCGACGGTCCGGCCCATTGCCTCGACGTACGCGTCGTTCATCGTGTTCGCGGAGGCGTCCGGGTCGTTCAGCGTCAGCGTGACGACACCGGCGTCGTTCTTCCACTCGATCATGCCGCCAGCCTCTCGATGATCGTCGCCACGCCCATCCCGCCGCCGACGCACAACGTCGCCAGGCCGTAGCGGAGCTCGCGGCGCTCCAGTTCGTCCAGCAGGGTCCCGATCAGCATCGCGCCGGTGGCGCCGAGCGGGTGGCCGAGCGCGATCGCGCCGCCGTTCACGTTCACCTTCTCGTGCGGTACGCCGAGATCCTTCATGAAGTGCATGACCGCGGCCGCGAACGCCTCGTTCATCTCGAACAGGTCGATGTCGCCGACCTCCAGCCCGGCCTTCGCCAGCGCCTTGCGGGCAGCCGGCGCGGGGCCGGTCAGCATGATCGTCGGGTCCGCGCCGCTGACACCGGTGGCGACCACCCGGCCGCGCGGCGCCTGACCGAGCGCCTCGCCGGCCTTCTCGTTGCCGACAGCAACCAGCGCCGCGCCGTCCACGATCCCGGACGAGTTGCCGGCGTGGTGCACGTGGTTGATCCGCTCGACGGTCAGGTACTTCTCCAGCGCGACCGAGTCGAACCCGCCGTGCTCACCGATCGCCTCGAACGACAGCGGCAGGCCGGCCAGCGTCTCGACCGACGTCCCGGGCCGCACGAGCTGGTCGTGGTCGAGGATCCGCAGGCCGTTGCGGTCGACGACCGGTACGACGGACCGCCCGAAGTACCCGTTCGCCCACGCCTTCGCGGCCCGCGCGTGCGACTCGGCGGCGTACGCGTCGACATCGGTCCGGGAGAAGCCGTCCAGGGTCGCGATCAGGTCCGCGCTGATGCCCTGCGGGATGAACCCGGTCCGCAGCGCGGTCTCCGGGTCCATCGCCCACGCGCCGCCGTCGGAGCCCATCTTCACCCGCGACATCGACTCGACGCCGCCGGCCAGGATGAAGTCCTCCCAGCCGGACCGGACCCGCTGCGCCGCCTGGTTCACGGCCTCCAGGCCCGAGGCACAGAACCGGTTGAGCTGCACGCCGCCGGTGGTCTCCGGGTAGCCGGCCATCAGCACCGCGGTCCGCGCGATGTCCATGCCCTGGTCGCCGATCGGCGTCACGACCCCGAGTACGACGTCGTCGATCGCGGCCGGGTCCAGGTCCGGGTGCCGGGTGCGCAGCTCCTCCAGCAGGCCGGTGATCAGCTGGATCGGCTTGACCTCGTGCAGCGCACCACTGGGCTTGCCCTTGCCGCGCGGCGTCCGCAGCGCGTCGTACAGGAAGGCTTCGGTCATGAGGCGATTGTGACAGCAGTACTGTCACGGTGGTCAAGGGGCACTCGTTATGATCTCGGCCATGTCGGAAGTGGCGGGGGACGCGACTCTCACGGTGGACGAGCTGTCCGCGCGGGTCGGGATGACGGTGCGCACACTGCGCTTCTACGCGGGCCGGGGCTTGATCCCGCCGCCGATCCGCCGCGGCCGGGTCGGGTACTACGGCGCGGAGCACATCGCGCGCCTCGATCTCGTGCGGGAACTGCAGGCGCACGGGTTCACGCTGCAGGCCATCGAGGGGTACCTGGAGCGCATCCCCAGCGACGCGACCCCGCAGGACATCGCGCTGCACCGCACCCTGCTGACCCCGTGGATGCGGGACCTGCCGGAGACGCTGGACCGGGCGGCGCTGGTACGGCGTACCGGCCGGGAGCTGTCCGACGACGACATCGAGATGCTGGTCGCGCTCGGGGTGGTCGAGCCGACGCCGGATGAGGACGTGTTCCAGGTCGCGACCGCGCACCTCAGCCTCGGCGTGGAGCTGCTCGACCTGGACCTGCCGGTCGAGGCGGTGCTCGACGCGGGCCGGATCTTCACCGAGCACGGCCGCGCGATCGCCGAGGAGTTGACCGAGGTGTTCCGCACCAAGGTCTGGCCGCACTACCGCGACTCCGGCGGCCCGCCCGAACACATCCAGCAGCTCGTCGAGCGCTTCAAGCCGGTCACCATCCAGGGCCTCGTGCTGGCGTACGAACGCGCCGTCGGCGAGACCCAGCGCGACACCATCCGCCGTACGCAGAGCAAGCGCGCTAGTAGGTGATCGCGAAGCCGCCGCTCCCGGTCGGCGGCTCGTCGGTCACGTCGATCCGGTCCACCGCGGCGTGCGGCGGACCATGGCGCGCCCAGTCGACCATCCGGCCGACGTCGTCCTCGGGCCCCTCGAAGAACGCCTCGACGGTGCCGTCCGGGAGGTTGCGGACCCAGCCCGCGACGCCCGCTTCCTGAGCGGCCCGGCGGCAGCTCGCGCGGAAGAAGACGCCTTGGACCTGGCCGTGCACGACGACGCGGCGTGCGATCACGGGTTCGGGACGCGCAGGTACGTCAGGCCGCGGAGGTCCAGGTAGGTGTTGTCGGGAGTGCTGACCACGCGGAGCAGGACGGCCTCGCAGCCGTTGCAGCGGGCAACCATTCCGGGCGCGTCGACGTACACGCGCGCCTCCGCGAAGACCGCGGTCTTCCCGCAGCCGTTGCACTGGGCGGTCGCGGCCGTCAGGTCCACGGCGAACAGTTCGCTCAGGGCGCCGGCGGCCGCGTTGCCGTCGAGGTAGTTGGCTTGATCGTTGGCAGGGCTCATCCGAACCGCTCCGTTCTCACTTGGGCCGGATCGTGCCCGGCCGCGACCAGCAGGTCGGCCA containing:
- a CDS encoding carbohydrate ABC transporter permease → MAVSERTTGTPQPIGFRQTTLGRVGTVLRWLALFVAVVLFLLPFYLILRNALSTEADITAPTWTLFPSELQWGNIPELFNDTQVPMARAMYNSAVVGVLGTAGQLLLASMAGYGLARIPYRHADKIFYAIVATLMIPGAVTFIPSFIVVSSLGWVSSLRGLIIPTLFSGFAAFLFRQYFLGFPRELEEAARVDGAGHFGVFWRIVVPNSLPFFAALAAITFIGNWNSFLWPLVIGQDSSSWTIQVAMSTFITAQTINIHELFMAVAVSILPLVLIFAFLQRYLIQGVTQSGIKD
- a CDS encoding sugar ABC transporter permease, with product MSAPVKTSADPAAAGERRGPRRRRQKGIAGNTLWFWLFVGPFVLGLLIFSYLPILWSLVLSFFEAYNTVTPSKFVGLQNYVDMLTDRNFLSSLGTFTIFAVFIVPLTFVLSLALALLVNQVKVARAFFRSVFFLPTACSYVVASLIWKLSIFNGVRFGLANTVLGWFGIENIAWLSTVDPPWYWIPLVTVRLWLQLGFYMILFIAGLQRISPTLYEAAYVDGAKPGWQVFRYITLPQLRATSVAVLILNLIAAYQAFDEFYNLVGNVNYARPPLVYLYGISLGSIQDLGHGSAGALILAVIIMLVTLLQNRIFGFGKAGD
- a CDS encoding extracellular solute-binding protein, producing MPAHVPNAGLTRRDLLKRTGGLAALAAFTAACGGNTGRPSTDGGGGGAKVTLSQWYHQYGEAGTQQAAQKYAKAYTDANVAVQWTPGDYGSKLSSGLLSSKGPDVFESQLNIGMVKSNQVVALDDIIADVKDDFLPGDLATNTVDGKIYGVRMIIDPQVIYYRKSMLDKAGIKPPETIDDLIAAAKELTTNKVKGIFVGNDGGLALGSPALWAAGGDRLTKDHKPGFSGEGPAKMFGKLRELYASKSILLGSPTDWTDPGAINQGLVAMQWIGMWAVPGMQKVLGDDLGVIPFPALDASNKPAVYSGGWTQFVSAKSANVEAAKKFVKWLWIEKEDFQEDWSLNYGFHIPPRKSLAAKASKLQSGVAADTVKLNQEYGHTDDPAWTPKMGTAFGDMLTNVIKKGADPAAEIAKAEKTVNDELSRLFG
- a CDS encoding 3-hydroxyacyl-CoA dehydrogenase NAD-binding domain-containing protein, with the protein product MIEWKNDAGVVTLTLNDPDASANTMNDAYVEAMGRTVDRLVAEKALLKGVIVTSAKSTFFAGGNLQMLSRIQPSDAAQVFETIELVKRQLRTLETLGVPVVAAINGSALGGGLEIALACHHRIVADDSRIELGVPEVTLGLLPGGGGVTRTVRMLGLQDALMKVLLQGQRMKPAHALSVGIVDEVVPADDLLAAARRWITTYDGDAKQPWDRDGYKIPGGTPSSPKLAAFLPAFPANLRKQLKGAPYPAPRAIMSAAVEGSQVDFETASRIESRYFVSLATGQIAKNMIQAFFFDLQSINAGGSRPSDVPKYTARKVGVLGAGMMGAGIAYVCAKAGIEVVLKDVSLEAAEKGKTYSEKLLAKQVAKGRTTAADVEAFLSRITPTADPNDLAGCDLVVEAVFEDTGLKQKVFAEIAGVVEPDALLCSNTSTLPITSLADGIDRPDDFIGMHFFSPVDRMPLVELIAGAKTSDRAIARAYDVVRQLRKTPIVVNDSRGFFTSRVFGTLVMEGAAMVAEGVDPVTIERAATLAGFPAPPLAMLDEVTLTLPQKIRDAARAAGDSAGAFDDHPGMAVTDRLVNEFDRRGKAAGAGFYDYPADGPKRLWPGLREHFAQRSDVPLIDLQERMLFAMALETVKCLDEGVLRSVPDANIGSIFGIGFPPLHGGALQYVNAYGLEAFADRARELAATYGARFEPPASLLRKAAAGEIFG
- a CDS encoding acetyl-CoA C-acetyltransferase; translated protein: MTEAFLYDALRTPRGKGKPSGALHEVKPIQLITGLLEELRTRHPDLDPAAIDDVVLGVVTPIGDQGMDIARTAVLMAGYPETTGGVQLNRFCASGLEAVNQAAQRVRSGWEDFILAGGVESMSRVKMGSDGGAWAMDPETALRTGFIPQGISADLIATLDGFSRTDVDAYAAESHARAAKAWANGYFGRSVVPVVDRNGLRILDHDQLVRPGTSVETLAGLPLSFEAIGEHGGFDSVALEKYLTVERINHVHHAGNSSGIVDGAALVAVGNEKAGEALGQAPRGRVVATGVSGADPTIMLTGPAPAARKALAKAGLEVGDIDLFEMNEAFAAAVMHFMKDLGVPHEKVNVNGGAIALGHPLGATGAMLIGTLLDELERRELRYGLATLCVGGGMGVATIIERLAA
- a CDS encoding MerR family transcriptional regulator, which produces MSEVAGDATLTVDELSARVGMTVRTLRFYAGRGLIPPPIRRGRVGYYGAEHIARLDLVRELQAHGFTLQAIEGYLERIPSDATPQDIALHRTLLTPWMRDLPETLDRAALVRRTGRELSDDDIEMLVALGVVEPTPDEDVFQVATAHLSLGVELLDLDLPVEAVLDAGRIFTEHGRAIAEELTEVFRTKVWPHYRDSGGPPEHIQQLVERFKPVTIQGLVLAYERAVGETQRDTIRRTQSKRASR
- a CDS encoding acylphosphatase, with amino-acid sequence MIARRVVVHGQVQGVFFRASCRRAAQEAGVAGWVRNLPDGTVEAFFEGPEDDVGRMVDWARHGPPHAAVDRIDVTDEPPTGSGGFAITY
- a CDS encoding DUF6510 family protein, with the translated sequence MSPANDQANYLDGNAAAGALSELFAVDLTAATAQCNGCGKTAVFAEARVYVDAPGMVARCNGCEAVLLRVVSTPDNTYLDLRGLTYLRVPNP